Proteins encoded in a region of the Elizabethkingia bruuniana genome:
- a CDS encoding tetratricopeptide repeat protein, with product MYKILFSLITLFTPFSIIAQNNKEKAIDSLYKTISSTIPYNVRGDAEKNLKVCTEIYYKSKEINYTDGQVKALEYMAQVYSINHNMKQALAKANEGLDLTKGNPRYTIASSSFLLLKGRALYSIGYFEEGRKKIQEAVALAETAPERDRNEVHSIKAASFYLTLESFASDKKHTLSKKEKEFYLLSSYKELQQISINDSKKKSLTTMVAYGLAKLYTGDNQLDKAEKYLSIGDKVDKNERSLWQIFHYESSGAIQQKKKNYAKAIEEYNAAIRISKEYQWFAHMGLLYSALAECYHNQENYKQESYFLSKSKKFNDSINIAESNIVNTVLKTETITEKTYLTEARIFYYAIAILLGISALGYYITRYRTVKKIQPHITDQNEDPDHEKINHAAQLAENNDPTFYLKFTEIFPYFSQNLLEISSKLSQSDLEYCALMKMNFDTKKIAIIKKISAGAVESKKHRIRKKLNISSEEDIYIWLMDK from the coding sequence ATGTATAAGATTTTATTTTCACTGATTACCCTGTTTACTCCTTTTTCTATTATCGCTCAAAATAATAAAGAAAAAGCAATAGATAGTCTATATAAAACCATAAGCAGTACAATTCCTTATAATGTAAGAGGCGATGCCGAGAAAAATTTAAAGGTATGTACTGAAATCTATTACAAATCCAAAGAAATAAATTATACAGACGGTCAGGTAAAAGCTTTAGAATATATGGCACAGGTATATTCTATTAACCATAATATGAAACAAGCACTGGCTAAAGCCAATGAAGGACTGGACTTAACCAAAGGAAATCCAAGATATACTATAGCCTCCTCTTCATTTTTATTATTAAAAGGCAGGGCACTATACAGTATTGGCTATTTTGAAGAAGGAAGAAAAAAAATACAGGAAGCAGTAGCGCTTGCTGAAACAGCACCTGAACGTGATCGTAATGAAGTTCATAGTATTAAGGCAGCTTCCTTTTATTTAACCCTGGAATCTTTCGCAAGTGATAAGAAGCACACGCTCAGCAAAAAAGAAAAAGAATTTTACCTGCTTAGTTCCTACAAAGAATTACAGCAGATCAGCATTAATGATTCTAAAAAGAAATCGCTAACAACAATGGTTGCATATGGACTAGCCAAACTGTATACAGGGGACAATCAGCTGGATAAAGCCGAAAAATATCTGTCTATTGGCGACAAAGTTGACAAGAATGAAAGATCTCTGTGGCAAATTTTTCATTATGAATCTTCGGGGGCTATACAGCAGAAAAAGAAAAATTATGCAAAAGCAATTGAAGAATACAATGCTGCTATACGCATATCTAAAGAATACCAATGGTTTGCCCATATGGGATTACTTTATTCGGCACTTGCAGAATGCTACCACAATCAGGAAAATTATAAACAGGAATCTTATTTTCTGAGCAAAAGCAAAAAATTTAACGACAGTATAAATATAGCCGAAAGTAATATCGTAAACACTGTATTAAAAACAGAAACTATTACAGAAAAAACATACCTTACAGAAGCCCGTATTTTTTATTACGCTATCGCTATTCTTTTGGGTATATCTGCTTTAGGGTATTATATTACCCGATACAGGACTGTGAAAAAGATACAACCCCATATTACAGATCAGAATGAAGACCCTGATCATGAAAAAATAAATCATGCCGCTCAGCTGGCAGAAAATAATGATCCGACTTTTTATCTCAAATTCACAGAAATTTTTCCATATTTCAGTCAGAATCTTTTAGAGATAAGCTCCAAACTTAGCCAGTCCGATCTGGAATACTGTGCTTTGATGAAAATGAATTTCGATACCAAGAAAATAGCCATTATCAAAAAAATATCTGCCGGAGCTGTGGAAAGTAAAAAACACCGGATAAGAAAAAAGCTCAACATCAGTTCCGAAGAGGATATTTACATCTGGCTGATGGATAAATAA
- a CDS encoding CocE/NonD family hydrolase, whose translation MKKILSLATLFFSLLLFSQNISISQFKKVDSSNIKSLLNYLGPIVKKQTTNNKDTSDNDNLFRMNFVMGDYKTSLEQLNTVRNSFMKGNPKMAAAMGAQYEVYMNTLQHLNNKQDFNKTYQAELLKKYNSLASSTQVFMPFFFGLTPKETKEDLSSFIKSDIAGKSSIDLKTALLLFRKYGSNLIAEATYTKGLPLLEKLDQESYTVNDSVIVYTKDKKEISISTVINKKIQHPRPVIIVNTIYSSPGNIGTAKQLASNGYSCVYINTRGKYHSKETIEPFEHEYQDISDVIDWIVQQPWSNGKVGMIGGSYLGFSQWAATKKLHPALKTIIPQAPVGIGIDYPMSGNVFMSYMLRWIDYVTVNKLTDSAGFTNEKKWNDLYKKWYTSGLAFNKLDSINGKKNEIFQRWLKHPSYDAYWQSMTPDPKEYSKINIPILTTTGYFDDDQLGAMYYYKNHIKYNPNADHYVVIGPYDHYGPQGYITSEVMGVKIDPIAEFELNEICYQWFDYTLKGKNKPDFLKGKINYEVMGDNIWKSANSMQEFDQTKIKYYLGEDLKLGEHKANKSAFTTLNVNLKDRSDVDKFILTDEPQLISTAIQEKDNSTIFISEAFDKDTELTGSFSASLNFSINKKDCDIVAELYQVLPDGKYFLLSSYLTRASYAKDRSKRQLLTPGKKETIPVTDTPFVSKKIEKGSKLLLKIGIKKSPAWQINYGTGKDISTETIKDAEVPMEIRWYNESFVEIPLKK comes from the coding sequence ATGAAAAAAATACTAAGCCTTGCTACGCTATTTTTCAGTCTGTTACTGTTTTCCCAAAACATATCGATTAGTCAGTTTAAAAAAGTAGATTCTTCCAATATAAAATCTCTTTTAAACTATCTGGGTCCTATCGTAAAAAAACAGACTACTAATAATAAGGATACTTCTGATAATGACAACTTGTTCCGGATGAATTTCGTTATGGGGGATTATAAAACATCATTAGAGCAGCTTAATACTGTAAGAAATAGCTTCATGAAAGGTAATCCCAAAATGGCCGCTGCTATGGGAGCTCAGTATGAGGTGTACATGAACACCTTACAGCATTTAAACAACAAACAGGATTTTAATAAAACATATCAGGCGGAATTGCTCAAAAAATATAATTCCTTGGCGAGCAGCACTCAGGTCTTTATGCCATTTTTCTTTGGTCTTACACCAAAAGAAACAAAAGAAGATCTTAGCAGCTTCATCAAAAGTGATATTGCAGGTAAAAGCAGTATCGATCTGAAAACTGCATTATTACTATTCAGAAAGTACGGATCCAATCTTATTGCTGAAGCAACATATACCAAAGGTCTTCCCCTTCTGGAAAAATTAGATCAGGAAAGCTATACAGTAAATGACAGTGTTATTGTCTACACAAAAGATAAAAAAGAAATAAGTATATCCACGGTTATCAATAAAAAAATACAGCATCCTAGACCTGTAATCATTGTCAACACTATTTACTCTTCTCCCGGGAATATAGGTACCGCAAAGCAGCTGGCTAGTAATGGATACTCTTGTGTATACATTAATACAAGAGGCAAATACCACAGTAAGGAAACAATAGAACCATTTGAACATGAATATCAGGATATTAGCGATGTAATCGACTGGATTGTTCAGCAACCATGGAGCAACGGAAAAGTAGGAATGATTGGCGGCAGTTACCTGGGATTCAGCCAATGGGCAGCTACAAAGAAATTGCATCCGGCACTTAAAACAATTATCCCGCAAGCTCCTGTAGGCATAGGAATAGACTATCCCATGAGTGGTAATGTTTTTATGAGCTATATGCTAAGATGGATTGACTATGTTACAGTAAACAAACTCACAGATAGCGCAGGGTTCACTAATGAGAAAAAATGGAATGATCTTTATAAAAAATGGTACACTAGTGGTTTAGCTTTTAATAAGCTAGATTCCATTAATGGCAAAAAAAATGAAATCTTCCAGCGCTGGTTAAAACATCCTTCATATGATGCTTATTGGCAGAGCATGACTCCTGATCCAAAGGAATATTCAAAAATAAACATTCCTATTCTTACCACAACAGGTTATTTCGACGACGACCAGCTAGGTGCTATGTATTATTATAAAAATCATATAAAGTACAATCCAAATGCTGATCACTATGTCGTTATAGGACCTTATGATCATTATGGTCCTCAGGGTTATATTACATCCGAAGTTATGGGTGTAAAAATAGATCCGATTGCAGAATTTGAATTAAATGAAATTTGCTATCAGTGGTTTGATTATACCCTAAAAGGTAAAAACAAACCAGATTTTCTGAAAGGAAAAATCAATTATGAAGTAATGGGTGACAATATCTGGAAAAGTGCCAATTCAATGCAGGAATTTGACCAGACAAAGATAAAATACTATTTAGGTGAAGATTTAAAACTTGGTGAACACAAAGCAAATAAATCTGCATTCACTACTTTAAATGTAAATCTTAAAGACAGAAGTGATGTCGATAAATTTATACTAACGGACGAACCTCAGCTTATTAGTACTGCAATACAGGAAAAAGACAACAGTACTATATTTATATCAGAAGCTTTTGATAAAGACACTGAGTTAACCGGTTCTTTTTCAGCCAGCTTAAATTTCTCAATCAATAAAAAAGACTGTGACATTGTTGCAGAGCTATATCAGGTTCTTCCTGACGGAAAATATTTCCTTCTTTCCAGCTATCTTACCAGAGCCAGTTATGCTAAAGACAGAAGTAAGCGCCAATTATTGACTCCTGGTAAAAAAGAAACAATTCCTGTAACAGATACACCTTTTGTAAGTAAAAAAATAGAAAAGGGCAGTAAATTATTGCTGAAAATTGGAATCAAGAAAAGCCCGGCATGGCAGATTAATTATGGTACCGGAAAAGACATAAGTACCGAAACCATAAAAGACGCAGAAGTACCTATGGAAATCAGATGGTACAATGAGAGTTTTGTAGAAATTCCACTAAAAAAATAA
- a CDS encoding alkyl hydroperoxide reductase — protein sequence MMNKNLFMLLLWIAGGFVLQAQSIDMNFPHFAGKNYDFIIFQGDKQITLHQGTIPSDGKFTLSIPKGYSPYTGMSRWLITGTREGGGLDMYIPGKDFSVSCTEANPTEKNVIYQNNNGNKELSELYRKQEKILLQYETMLQATKVFSKADKNYSVFTKELQDQTKSYATFQDGLKRKPDYISQFLQIVNITRGIAPLLSEREEDKAESIARYIVNEMDWNYLYTSGHWSSIIDAWVSIHTQVLKNKQGFASDVEKLSSKIKSPELYTDFAGRTAYYLTQQKEEDYIRAIAPVVIASGRIKEYNGALAAYLTTEKMIK from the coding sequence ATGATGAACAAAAATTTATTCATGTTATTATTGTGGATTGCAGGTGGATTTGTTTTACAAGCCCAGTCTATTGATATGAACTTCCCTCACTTTGCCGGAAAAAACTATGACTTTATTATTTTTCAGGGCGATAAACAAATAACTCTGCATCAAGGCACTATTCCTTCGGATGGTAAGTTTACTTTGAGTATCCCTAAAGGATATTCTCCCTATACCGGAATGAGCCGATGGCTTATTACCGGTACCCGGGAAGGTGGCGGACTGGATATGTATATCCCCGGGAAAGATTTCTCTGTAAGTTGTACTGAGGCCAATCCAACGGAAAAGAATGTGATCTACCAGAATAATAACGGCAATAAAGAATTAAGCGAACTCTATAGAAAACAGGAAAAAATACTTTTGCAGTATGAAACCATGTTACAGGCTACAAAAGTATTCTCTAAAGCAGATAAGAACTATTCTGTTTTTACAAAAGAACTTCAGGATCAGACTAAAAGTTATGCGACTTTTCAGGATGGGCTTAAGAGAAAACCGGATTACATCAGCCAGTTTCTGCAGATTGTAAATATTACCCGGGGAATAGCCCCTCTGCTTTCAGAAAGAGAAGAAGATAAAGCCGAAAGCATAGCCCGGTATATCGTTAATGAAATGGACTGGAACTACTTGTATACTTCTGGACACTGGAGCAGTATAATCGACGCATGGGTTAGTATACACACCCAGGTATTAAAAAATAAACAAGGTTTTGCCAGTGATGTGGAAAAACTAAGTTCAAAGATTAAGTCTCCGGAGCTTTATACTGATTTTGCAGGGAGAACAGCTTACTACCTTACCCAACAGAAAGAAGAGGATTATATCCGTGCTATAGCACCTGTAGTAATAGCTTCCGGGAGGATCAAAGAGTATAACGGGGCTTTAGCCGCTTACCTGACTACAGAAAAAATGATTAAATAA
- a CDS encoding alkaline phosphatase yields the protein MDRRRFLKGTAVLSGFLTINPIGLFAGNTNSNSVSKKTAKNIIFMISDGMSSGTLAMANQYSLNTLGKNSHWIGLYLENKVSRALMDTASASSIVTDSAAASSAFGGGKRVKNGVLNIGANGEIHTPIWQKFKKAGKKTACVTTVTITHATPAGFCINSEKRNAEPEIAEKYAQEGFDVMMGGGDEFFNAAKREDKKDIYSLYQKKGYQILKNRSDLQKAEKGKKLLGVFSTGALPYTIDRNNIPGLQNTPTLSEMTKTAIDQIKDHKDGFVLQVEGGKVDWAAHANDVAALIHDQLAFEEALKTVIDFAEKDGNTLVIITTDHGNANPGTIYGNEATKNFNTIANYKYTNEYILNNINENFNLQQMKDWIFETNKFSLTDEEAKHLLSFYTGAEKQEEGLYNYKKMPFKAYSEIQKKHNSVGWISMDHSGDYVELAMYGPGSELLKPFVKNTDLHYLMLEATALSDRS from the coding sequence ATGGACAGACGAAGGTTTCTAAAAGGAACAGCAGTACTTTCAGGATTTCTGACGATAAACCCTATCGGTTTATTCGCAGGTAATACAAATTCTAATTCAGTAAGTAAAAAGACAGCCAAGAACATCATTTTTATGATTAGTGACGGAATGAGCTCCGGAACTCTGGCTATGGCAAATCAGTATTCCCTGAACACACTTGGAAAAAACAGCCACTGGATTGGGCTTTATTTGGAAAATAAAGTAAGCCGTGCTCTGATGGATACAGCCTCTGCCAGTTCTATTGTTACAGATTCTGCTGCAGCCAGTTCAGCTTTTGGTGGCGGGAAACGGGTAAAAAACGGCGTTCTGAATATTGGTGCTAATGGTGAAATACATACCCCGATATGGCAAAAATTTAAAAAAGCCGGTAAGAAAACGGCTTGTGTAACTACAGTTACTATCACCCATGCAACGCCTGCAGGATTTTGTATCAACTCTGAGAAAAGAAATGCAGAACCGGAGATTGCAGAAAAATATGCACAGGAGGGATTTGATGTAATGATGGGGGGCGGAGACGAATTCTTTAATGCTGCAAAAAGAGAAGACAAAAAAGATATTTACAGTTTATACCAGAAAAAAGGTTACCAAATTCTAAAGAATCGCTCTGATTTACAAAAAGCAGAAAAAGGAAAAAAATTACTTGGTGTTTTTAGTACTGGTGCTCTTCCGTATACCATTGACAGAAATAATATCCCCGGACTGCAAAACACCCCTACTCTTTCTGAGATGACTAAAACTGCAATTGATCAGATTAAAGATCACAAAGACGGTTTTGTATTACAGGTTGAAGGCGGAAAAGTAGACTGGGCAGCCCATGCTAATGATGTTGCAGCACTTATCCATGATCAGTTAGCTTTTGAAGAAGCTCTAAAAACAGTAATAGATTTTGCTGAAAAAGATGGAAATACCCTGGTCATCATAACCACCGATCACGGGAACGCCAATCCCGGAACTATATATGGTAACGAAGCAACTAAAAATTTCAATACAATAGCGAACTATAAATATACCAATGAGTATATACTCAACAATATCAACGAGAACTTCAACCTTCAACAGATGAAAGACTGGATTTTTGAAACCAACAAGTTCAGCCTTACCGACGAAGAAGCAAAACATCTACTCAGCTTCTATACAGGTGCGGAGAAGCAGGAAGAGGGTCTGTATAACTATAAAAAAATGCCTTTCAAAGCTTATTCGGAAATTCAGAAAAAACACAATTCTGTAGGCTGGATCAGTATGGATCACTCCGGAGATTACGTAGAATTAGCCATGTATGGCCCGGGAAGCGAACTTCTGAAACCTTTTGTCAAGAATACTGATTTACATTACCTCATGCTGGAAGCCACAGCCCTATCGGATAGAAGTTAG
- a CDS encoding DMT family transporter, translating into MNWIILVIAALFEVGFASCLGKAKETTGTESYWWYGGFIACLTISMALLIKATQTLPIGTAYAVWTGLGAVGTVLMGIFVFKDPAGFWRLFFLFTLVSSIVGLKAVSH; encoded by the coding sequence ATGAACTGGATCATCTTAGTTATTGCTGCATTATTCGAAGTAGGCTTTGCATCATGTCTCGGAAAAGCAAAAGAAACAACCGGAACTGAATCTTACTGGTGGTATGGAGGATTTATCGCCTGCCTTACTATAAGTATGGCATTGTTAATCAAAGCAACGCAGACATTGCCAATAGGTACAGCCTACGCCGTATGGACTGGCCTGGGAGCAGTAGGAACTGTTCTCATGGGAATTTTTGTTTTCAAAGACCCTGCTGGTTTCTGGCGTTTGTTTTTCCTGTTTACACTGGTAAGCTCTATTGTAGGATTAAAGGCTGTATCCCATTAA
- a CDS encoding helix-turn-helix domain-containing protein gives MTSEIEARLLSKLQEFESTVQFTRKTISLSYLATFCETNSRYLSHIINTHKGKSFRNYINELRIDYIIKKLETNPQYRKFKIATLAEECGFSSQNKFAQVFKKEKNISPSAFIKNLTDKTYKH, from the coding sequence ATGACGTCTGAAATAGAGGCCAGATTATTATCTAAATTACAGGAATTTGAATCTACCGTACAGTTTACAAGGAAAACTATTTCTCTTTCTTATCTGGCTACTTTTTGTGAAACCAATTCAAGATATTTATCGCATATTATCAATACTCACAAAGGCAAAAGTTTTCGTAATTATATTAACGAACTGAGAATTGATTATATCATCAAAAAACTGGAAACTAATCCGCAGTACCGGAAATTCAAAATTGCTACTCTTGCAGAGGAGTGCGGCTTCTCCTCACAGAACAAATTTGCTCAGGTCTTTAAAAAAGAAAAGAATATTTCGCCCTCTGCCTTTATTAAAAATCTTACAGACAAAACCTATAAACATTGA
- a CDS encoding DUF1772 domain-containing protein, with translation MKFQDITLILTGITTALMAGLFFSYSVSVSWGLGKLADHEYLQAMQSINREILNPIFFACFFGALITLPIATFQQYHHSQTAFFMLLSASFFYIIGVFGITSIFNVPLNNKLDLLDLSNASQNSIREMRDSFEISWNFWNTVRTFSAVISITMVIIACLYRK, from the coding sequence ATGAAATTTCAGGACATCACACTTATACTAACCGGTATAACCACAGCACTAATGGCCGGTCTATTTTTTTCTTATTCTGTATCTGTTAGTTGGGGATTAGGAAAATTAGCAGACCATGAATATTTACAGGCGATGCAAAGCATTAACCGGGAAATACTAAACCCAATATTTTTCGCATGTTTCTTTGGGGCATTAATTACGTTGCCAATAGCAACTTTTCAGCAATACCATCATAGCCAAACTGCATTCTTTATGTTATTGTCTGCATCATTTTTTTATATCATAGGAGTATTTGGAATCACCTCGATATTTAATGTTCCTTTAAATAATAAGCTGGATCTATTGGACCTTTCCAACGCCTCGCAAAATTCAATCAGAGAAATGCGGGACAGTTTCGAAATTTCCTGGAATTTCTGGAATACGGTAAGAACCTTTTCAGCAGTAATTAGTATTACCATGGTTATTATAGCCTGTCTATACAGAAAATAA
- a CDS encoding tetratricopeptide repeat protein, which yields MQKIVLLLLVFFSCLGIGQKKKEIDSLLSNIARLEKPETHIEANANKTDKILKMGTEAYYQAKEIDYKDGQTRALHSIVKNYIYTGELKKALEKINEGLALTNGENQLQKYRISFFMFKASVLFQLGYSDEAKANYNNAAETIEKVPEYSVDKEHYKRVLEHASYIIFYEQKKAQIPGNIKQKEQYLLDTYKEVKQIKNNTDIKTILYVSSLRSLISYYTELNDTNKAEQYLAEGDSLYSDFPVWLIKRNLLLGNIEKKKKNYTKAIEAYNDALKTAGEYQRKYEQSQIYNQIAECYHELKDYKNESLYLDKSKRLNKSIDINEKATAGDVLKQESKNKNETNSSLDVTKLYYIIAIPFLIVLLIIILKRKTIKSNTADVITEKPVENEDETEKLDHETLNQLINLAEEDDPSFYFKFNDTFPDFSENLLKICPKLTQSDLEYCAMMKLNFDTKKIASIKRLSIGAVESKKYRIRKKLDISTEENIYIWLMDK from the coding sequence ATGCAGAAAATAGTACTCTTACTTCTTGTTTTTTTTTCATGTCTGGGTATAGGGCAAAAGAAAAAAGAAATTGATAGTTTGCTCAGCAATATTGCCCGATTGGAAAAACCAGAAACCCATATTGAGGCAAATGCAAACAAGACAGATAAGATACTAAAAATGGGTACTGAAGCTTATTATCAGGCTAAAGAAATTGACTATAAAGACGGCCAAACAAGGGCATTGCATTCCATTGTAAAAAATTATATCTATACCGGAGAACTAAAAAAAGCTCTGGAAAAAATAAATGAAGGGCTTGCTCTTACAAATGGAGAAAATCAGTTACAAAAATACAGGATTTCTTTTTTTATGTTCAAAGCATCTGTCTTATTTCAGTTAGGATACTCCGATGAAGCTAAAGCAAATTATAATAATGCTGCGGAAACTATAGAAAAAGTTCCGGAATATTCTGTTGATAAAGAGCATTATAAAAGAGTATTAGAACATGCTTCATACATTATTTTTTACGAACAGAAGAAAGCCCAAATTCCTGGGAACATAAAACAAAAAGAGCAATATCTACTGGATACCTATAAGGAAGTAAAACAGATTAAGAATAATACTGATATAAAAACCATATTATACGTTAGCAGCTTGCGCTCTCTTATCTCGTATTATACTGAGTTGAACGATACAAATAAAGCTGAGCAATACTTGGCAGAAGGTGATTCTCTTTATTCTGATTTCCCTGTCTGGCTTATTAAAAGAAATCTCCTGCTGGGTAATATAGAAAAAAAGAAAAAGAATTATACAAAAGCTATAGAAGCTTATAATGATGCTCTGAAAACTGCAGGAGAATATCAACGAAAATATGAACAATCACAAATTTATAACCAGATAGCGGAATGCTACCACGAATTGAAAGATTATAAGAATGAATCTTTGTATCTGGATAAAAGCAAACGTTTAAATAAGAGTATTGATATTAATGAAAAAGCAACTGCCGGAGATGTGTTGAAGCAGGAATCAAAAAATAAAAATGAAACAAATTCTTCTCTGGACGTTACAAAACTTTATTATATCATTGCAATACCCTTCCTGATTGTACTTTTAATTATTATCCTGAAGCGAAAAACTATAAAAAGTAACACCGCTGATGTTATAACCGAAAAGCCTGTTGAAAACGAAGATGAAACTGAAAAACTGGATCACGAAACATTAAACCAACTAATAAATCTGGCCGAAGAGGATGATCCTTCTTTCTATTTTAAATTCAATGACACATTTCCTGATTTTAGCGAAAACCTTTTGAAAATCTGCCCAAAACTTACACAATCCGATTTAGAATATTGTGCAATGATGAAGCTAAATTTTGATACCAAGAAGATCGCATCTATAAAACGTTTATCTATTGGTGCTGTGGAAAGTAAGAAATACAGAATCAGAAAAAAACTGGATATCTCTACAGAAGAAAACATCTACATCTGGCTGATGGACAAGTAG
- a CDS encoding helix-turn-helix domain-containing protein, translating into MNSFQELIPSEPLSLFIKSILIFENSGKPVITKLPFFADGYPGFLFHRTEGGLAVIPHQKEMPDLFIYGQTINPVELEIKGSYSVIVFQLYPFVLRSFYGIDPQSINDNCYIPDNTQEVLNSLRSSATIDECMELIKTYLLDHFEKKKDSLDFEIRRALEIIIAGNGTENIGQIAKELDFNIRTFERRFLTETGLSPKQFAKIIQFQTSLQQLNSKDYNKLSDIVYENGFSDQSHFIRVFKAFTGKTPKSYSS; encoded by the coding sequence ATGAATAGTTTTCAGGAATTAATCCCAAGCGAGCCTCTTTCACTTTTTATAAAAAGTATATTAATCTTTGAGAATAGTGGGAAACCTGTTATAACCAAGCTACCCTTTTTTGCAGATGGATATCCTGGATTTTTATTTCATAGGACAGAAGGAGGCTTAGCTGTAATTCCGCATCAAAAAGAAATGCCGGATCTGTTTATTTACGGACAAACCATTAACCCTGTTGAGTTAGAAATAAAAGGTTCCTACTCCGTTATTGTTTTCCAGCTTTATCCATTTGTTCTGAGGTCTTTTTATGGTATAGATCCACAAAGCATTAATGATAACTGCTATATTCCCGATAATACACAGGAAGTACTCAATAGCTTACGATCTTCAGCTACTATTGATGAGTGTATGGAATTGATAAAAACTTATCTTCTGGACCATTTTGAAAAGAAAAAAGATAGTTTAGATTTTGAAATCCGCCGTGCTTTAGAAATAATTATCGCCGGAAATGGAACAGAAAACATCGGACAAATTGCTAAGGAATTGGATTTTAATATCCGGACTTTTGAAAGAAGATTTCTTACCGAAACCGGCTTGTCTCCAAAACAATTTGCCAAAATAATCCAGTTTCAGACTTCTCTTCAGCAACTCAATTCTAAAGATTACAATAAACTTTCGGATATTGTCTATGAAAACGGATTTTCAGACCAGTCTCATTTTATAAGGGTTTTCAAAGCATTCACAGGCAAAACACCCAAATCTTATTCATCCTGA